The nucleotide window TACTGGTTTCCATCCTGCAGGCGGAGCCAGCGTGGAGGCCGTACGAGCAATGAAACGCGCGATCGGGAACCGTCGGGTAGGCATTAAAGCCTCCGGTGGTATTGGCACCTACGAGGATGCTGAGGCCATGGTCGCTGCGGGCGCTACCCGCCTGGGGGTTAGCGCGGCTCGTGCGATCCTCGATGGGGCTCCTAGCGTTGGGTAGGGTCGACCGTCCTCATCTCGGCGATTTTACTGGCCCAACTCTGCAAGATTAACGTTGGTGCCGCTTAATGCGACCTGCAGGCCCCCGTCAGTCACGTCAAAGCTGTCGACCTTCAGACCCTGGGAAAAGGAGTCTGCGGAGTTACGTAGTCCTTCAGTGATCGCTGCAGTCGCCTCTGCGGGCAAATCTACTCCAAACAGCTGAGCATTTGTCGCCTCAAAGGCCACGTGCCCGCCCTCGAGCACTGGCTTGAGGTGCAATTCGGCTGCACCATCGGTGAACTGCACTGCCAGTGTTCCCTCTGCAGGTTCAGAGGTAATGCTTGTGATCTTCACCAGTTGGCTGAACAATGCCCCGGCAAGATCCTCCAAGGATGTCGCATTCTTTGGCTGCGACATCTGTTCCTTCATAGCCAATTGTGCCTGCGCGAGAATAAAATTATCGGGCAGAACCGTCGTCACGTGCAGCGTGGTGGCAATCGGGGCATCCTCGTTTTCAAGATTGAGTCCGTCAATGGTGATATGTGCTTCGGGGTCGCCGACGACTTGCGGGTTGTCGCCCGTAACCACTTCGAGCGTGCTGGGATTGTCAATTTCTACATGGTGAATGTTCTTTTGCAGCGCCCCCAGCAATACGGGGTAGGCGCCGAAAGAGATAGTCGCTTGCGGGTTGTCCTTCTTTAGCTCGTTGGTGATGTTCGAGCGCGTTGCGAACTCGCCACCGGCAAACAGTACGACGGCCAGGACGAGGAGGGCTGCGAACACAGCGGTAACTTTTTTCATGCGTTCCACCCTAGCCTCTAAACAGCCCCGATCGCGGCGGCAAACGCAGATGTGGATCGCCCCGCGCGTTCACTTTTATGAAATAGTTCACAATATTATGGATTCTATGTTATGGGACATCATTGTTCGCTAGGCTGCTTTTCAAGCAAAA belongs to Corynebacterium argentoratense DSM 44202 and includes:
- a CDS encoding LmeA family phospholipid-binding protein, which gives rise to MKKVTAVFAALLVLAVVLFAGGEFATRSNITNELKKDNPQATISFGAYPVLLGALQKNIHHVEIDNPSTLEVVTGDNPQVVGDPEAHITIDGLNLENEDAPIATTLHVTTVLPDNFILAQAQLAMKEQMSQPKNATSLEDLAGALFSQLVKITSITSEPAEGTLAVQFTDGAAELHLKPVLEGGHVAFEATNAQLFGVDLPAEATAAITEGLRNSADSFSQGLKVDSFDVTDGGLQVALSGTNVNLAELGQ